A window from Streptomyces sp. NBC_00299 encodes these proteins:
- a CDS encoding heavy-metal-associated domain-containing protein translates to MTAHTDTPGSVTAVYKVSGMSCGHCEGAVSGELAELPGVSSVKAVASTGEVTVVSAAPLDEEAVRAAVDEAGFELVGKA, encoded by the coding sequence ATGACCGCCCACACCGACACCCCGGGTTCCGTCACCGCCGTCTACAAGGTGAGCGGCATGAGCTGCGGACACTGCGAGGGCGCCGTCTCCGGCGAGCTCGCCGAACTCCCCGGTGTCAGCTCGGTGAAGGCCGTCGCCTCCACCGGCGAGGTCACGGTCGTCTCCGCGGCCCCGCTGGACGAGGAGGCCGTACGCGCGGCCGTCGACGAGGCGGGCTTCGAGCTGGTCGGCAAGGCCTGA
- a CDS encoding TetR/AcrR family transcriptional regulator — MSANREKDDQVQQEKEQPRRRQARGERRIAQLLEAAATVFTTTGYTAASTNAIAREAGVSPGTLYQFFPNKEAIAIELGDRLMHEMRETYGEALAPVGPATPLDEAVGSAVDRFIAFNCEHPVFFALMHGPDIPGRIAEEHDALHATLLSRIEDLLSSFLPDAVPADLTRTAHMCLGMYKVGLELVLGHEGAERDAYVQELKNALIRYLDPLVGDRPGRPDPARTAT; from the coding sequence GTGTCCGCCAACCGGGAGAAGGACGACCAGGTCCAGCAGGAGAAGGAGCAGCCGCGCCGCCGCCAGGCCCGCGGCGAGCGCCGCATCGCCCAGCTGCTCGAAGCCGCGGCCACCGTCTTCACCACCACCGGCTACACGGCCGCCAGCACCAACGCCATCGCCCGCGAGGCAGGCGTGTCACCGGGCACGCTGTACCAGTTCTTCCCGAACAAGGAAGCGATCGCGATCGAGCTGGGCGACCGCCTCATGCACGAGATGCGCGAGACGTACGGCGAGGCACTCGCCCCGGTCGGCCCCGCGACTCCCCTGGACGAGGCCGTCGGCTCGGCCGTCGACCGGTTCATCGCCTTCAACTGCGAGCATCCGGTGTTCTTCGCGCTCATGCACGGCCCCGACATCCCCGGCCGCATCGCCGAGGAGCACGACGCCCTGCACGCGACCCTGCTGTCCCGGATCGAGGACCTGCTGTCCTCGTTCCTGCCCGATGCCGTCCCGGCCGACCTCACCCGGACCGCCCATATGTGCCTGGGCATGTACAAGGTGGGTCTGGAGCTGGTTCTCGGCCACGAGGGCGCCGAGCGCGACGCCTACGTCCAGGAGCTGAAGAACGCCCTGATCCGCTACCTCGACCCGCTGGTGGGCGACCGGCCCGGCCGCCCCGACCCGGCCCGAACGGCGACGTGA
- a CDS encoding MMPL family transporter, translating to MTEVNRPPRVGGWTRFVTARPRLSLLVALVITALAVLAGSGVADRLGSGGWEDPHAESTYATKALEREFPASQPNLLLLVDAGDASVDDPAVAAEARRIVARLAGEKGITGIGSYWQADPSAAPALRAEDGHEALIAARITGDEKAAGETLDRIAPEFRGAHGPVDVSVGGPVAVRHEMQTIIQEDLIRAEVIALPVTLVLLVMVFGSAVAALLPLGIGIVAILGTNAVLRGLTEVTDVSVFAMNLTTALGLGLAVDYALFIVRRFREELTTGAEPLTAVGTTLRTAGRTVLFSALTVAVSLAAMLLFPQYFLRSFAYAGIAVVLLAAAAALILLPAALVLLGHRVNSLDLRRLFRRGRRASGQQDPKAATLEPGTSGPSVTSGTPGTTGPSSAGPTSASEGKAWARTANLVMRRAPFFALGTTAVLVLLGLPFLGVKFGTADDRQLPSSAESHVVQQHIRDGFPGSPGGGLEVLAEGRATQAQYADYKQRIAALPEVLRVDGPLVRDDSAYFTVLPKGEAVDDPAQRLVDELRATKAPFDTKVTGAAAVLVDSKDAIAERLPLAAAFIAIVTLLLVFLLTGSVLIPIQAVLLNALSLTAMFGAVVWIFQDGHLSGLLGFTTPGSIETTLPVLMFCVAFGLSMDYGVFLLSRIKEEYDTTGDHDQAVRHGLQRTGGLITAAAVILAVVMVAIGTSRVTNTKMLGLGIALAVLMDAMIVRSLLVPAVMRLTGRATWWAPGPLRRFHERFGVSESGDEPTPAPAAEPAEERDKVSAHR from the coding sequence ATGACCGAAGTCAACAGGCCGCCCCGCGTCGGAGGCTGGACCCGTTTCGTGACGGCACGCCCCCGATTGTCGCTGCTCGTGGCCCTGGTGATCACCGCGCTCGCCGTGCTGGCGGGCAGCGGCGTCGCCGACCGGCTGGGCAGCGGCGGCTGGGAGGACCCGCACGCCGAGTCGACGTACGCGACCAAGGCGCTGGAGCGCGAGTTCCCCGCCTCCCAGCCCAACCTCCTGCTCCTCGTGGACGCGGGGGACGCCTCGGTGGACGACCCCGCGGTCGCCGCGGAGGCGCGGCGGATCGTCGCGCGCCTGGCCGGCGAGAAGGGGATCACGGGAATCGGTTCGTACTGGCAGGCGGACCCCTCGGCGGCTCCCGCCCTGCGCGCCGAGGACGGCCATGAGGCGTTGATCGCCGCCCGCATCACCGGCGACGAGAAGGCGGCGGGGGAGACCCTGGACCGCATCGCGCCCGAGTTCCGGGGTGCGCACGGCCCGGTGGACGTCAGCGTCGGCGGACCGGTCGCGGTGCGTCACGAGATGCAGACGATCATCCAGGAGGACCTGATCCGGGCTGAGGTGATCGCCCTGCCGGTCACGCTGGTGCTGCTGGTGATGGTCTTCGGCAGCGCGGTCGCGGCCCTGCTGCCGCTCGGCATCGGCATCGTGGCCATTCTCGGCACGAACGCTGTGCTGCGCGGCCTCACCGAGGTCACCGACGTCTCGGTCTTCGCGATGAACCTCACCACGGCCCTGGGGCTGGGCCTGGCCGTCGACTACGCCCTCTTCATCGTCCGGCGCTTCCGCGAGGAACTCACCACCGGCGCCGAACCGTTGACCGCGGTCGGCACGACCCTGCGCACGGCCGGCCGCACCGTCCTCTTCTCGGCCCTCACGGTCGCGGTGTCCCTCGCGGCGATGCTGCTCTTCCCGCAGTACTTCCTGCGGTCCTTCGCCTACGCCGGGATCGCGGTGGTGCTGCTGGCCGCGGCCGCCGCGCTGATCCTCCTCCCCGCGGCACTGGTCCTGCTCGGCCACCGGGTCAACTCCCTGGATCTGCGCCGCCTGTTCCGCCGCGGTCGGCGCGCGAGCGGGCAGCAGGACCCGAAGGCGGCCACTCTGGAGCCCGGCACCTCTGGCCCGTCCGTCACATCGGGCACGCCAGGCACGACCGGCCCGTCCAGCGCCGGCCCGACCAGCGCCTCGGAAGGCAAGGCCTGGGCCCGCACGGCGAACCTTGTCATGCGCCGCGCCCCCTTCTTCGCCCTGGGCACCACCGCCGTGCTGGTCCTTCTCGGGCTGCCCTTCCTGGGCGTGAAGTTCGGCACCGCCGACGACCGCCAGTTGCCGTCGAGCGCCGAGTCCCATGTCGTGCAGCAGCACATCCGCGACGGCTTCCCGGGCAGCCCCGGCGGCGGCCTGGAGGTGCTCGCCGAGGGACGCGCGACGCAGGCGCAGTACGCCGACTACAAGCAGCGGATCGCCGCTCTTCCGGAGGTGCTCCGGGTCGACGGGCCGCTGGTGCGGGACGACTCGGCGTACTTCACCGTGCTCCCGAAGGGCGAGGCGGTCGACGACCCGGCCCAGCGCCTGGTGGACGAACTGCGCGCCACGAAGGCCCCGTTCGACACCAAGGTGACCGGCGCGGCCGCGGTCCTGGTCGACTCCAAGGACGCGATAGCCGAGCGCCTGCCCCTGGCCGCCGCCTTCATCGCGATCGTCACCCTGTTGCTGGTGTTCCTGCTGACGGGCAGCGTGCTGATCCCGATCCAGGCGGTGTTGCTCAACGCGCTGAGCCTGACGGCGATGTTCGGCGCGGTGGTCTGGATCTTCCAGGACGGCCATCTCTCCGGCCTGCTCGGCTTCACCACCCCCGGCTCGATAGAGACGACCCTCCCGGTGCTGATGTTCTGCGTCGCGTTCGGCCTGTCGATGGACTACGGCGTGTTCCTGCTGTCCCGCATCAAGGAGGAGTACGACACGACGGGCGACCACGACCAGGCGGTCCGCCACGGTCTGCAGCGCACCGGAGGACTGATCACCGCGGCTGCCGTGATCCTCGCGGTCGTGATGGTCGCGATAGGCACCTCGCGGGTGACCAACACCAAGATGCTCGGCCTCGGCATCGCCCTGGCGGTGCTGATGGACGCGATGATCGTCCGCAGCCTGCTGGTCCCGGCGGTCATGCGTCTCACCGGCCGGGCCACCTGGTGGGCTCCGGGACCGCTGCGGCGCTTCCACGAGCGGTTCGGAGTCAGCGAGTCGGGCGACGAACCGACGCCGGCGCCGGCGGCCGAGCCCGCTGAGGAGCGGGACAAGGTGAGCGCGCACCGCTGA
- a CDS encoding zinc-dependent alcohol dehydrogenase family protein produces MRAVVFERYGEAAEVREVPDPHPAPHGVTVRVEATGLCRSDWHGWQGHDPDILLPHVPGHELAGVIEAVGDRVTAWRPGDRVTVPFVCACGSCAACAAGDQQICERQTQPGFTHWGSFAQYVALDHADVNLVAVPEEMSFATAASLGCRFATAFRAVVQQGRVAAGEWVAVHGCGGVGLSAVMIAAASGARVVAVDVSPQALDLARKFGAAQCVDALSTPDTAAAIHALTGGGAHLSLDALGSPTTCAASVNSLRGRGRHIQVGLLPSESGTTPVPLARAIALELELLGSHGMAAHTYPPMLELVRSGALRPDLLVTSTITLDAAPSALTALGTAPGAGVTVIEPWS; encoded by the coding sequence ATGCGGGCAGTGGTGTTCGAGCGGTACGGCGAAGCGGCCGAGGTGCGTGAGGTGCCCGACCCGCACCCGGCCCCCCATGGAGTGACCGTGCGGGTCGAGGCGACGGGGCTGTGCCGCAGTGACTGGCACGGCTGGCAGGGCCACGACCCCGACATCCTGCTGCCGCATGTGCCGGGCCATGAACTCGCCGGCGTGATCGAGGCGGTGGGGGACCGGGTGACCGCCTGGCGCCCCGGCGACCGGGTCACCGTGCCGTTCGTGTGCGCCTGCGGCAGCTGCGCGGCGTGTGCAGCCGGCGACCAGCAAATCTGCGAGCGGCAGACCCAGCCCGGCTTCACCCACTGGGGCTCCTTCGCCCAGTACGTGGCGCTGGACCACGCCGACGTCAACCTCGTCGCCGTACCCGAGGAGATGTCGTTCGCGACGGCGGCCTCGCTGGGCTGCCGGTTCGCCACGGCGTTCCGGGCGGTCGTGCAGCAGGGCAGGGTGGCGGCGGGAGAGTGGGTCGCCGTGCACGGCTGCGGCGGGGTCGGCCTGTCGGCGGTGATGATCGCGGCGGCGTCGGGTGCGAGGGTCGTCGCGGTGGACGTCTCACCGCAGGCCCTGGACCTGGCACGGAAGTTCGGGGCGGCGCAGTGCGTGGACGCCTTGAGCACACCGGACACGGCGGCAGCGATCCACGCCCTGACCGGTGGCGGTGCCCACCTCTCCCTGGACGCCCTCGGCTCACCCACCACCTGCGCCGCCTCCGTCAACAGCCTGCGCGGCAGGGGCCGGCACATCCAGGTCGGCCTGCTCCCCTCGGAGTCCGGCACGACCCCCGTCCCCCTGGCCCGCGCGATCGCCCTCGAACTCGAACTGCTGGGCAGCCACGGCATGGCCGCGCACACCTACCCGCCGATGCTGGAGCTGGTGCGGTCGGGCGCGTTGCGGCCCGATCTGCTGGTGACGTCGACGATCACGCTGGACGCGGCGCCGTCGGCACTGACAGCGCTCGGGACGGCGCCGGGGGCGGGGGTGACGGTCATCGAGCCGTGGAGCTGA
- a CDS encoding GNAT family N-acetyltransferase, translated as MSFSVKPTLTGGRTVLRPFTEADAEGMWEIIGDPEVRSFTGDPPDELTPQRLRSWYGTRSDQPDRLDLAVTDRATGELVGEVVLYEWDPAARSCTFRTLIGPRGRGRGLGTEATRLIVGHGFEQLGLHRIQLEAYAYNLRALHVYEKVGFVVEGIRREIELRDGAWVDEVLMALLDHQWAALNSADLNADHPGSTSPSSTHPGSRNLSSTAR; from the coding sequence ATGAGTTTCTCCGTCAAACCCACCCTGACCGGCGGCAGGACCGTGCTCCGCCCGTTCACCGAGGCGGACGCCGAGGGGATGTGGGAGATCATCGGCGATCCGGAGGTCCGGAGCTTCACCGGGGATCCGCCCGACGAGCTCACCCCGCAGCGGCTGCGCTCCTGGTACGGCACCCGCTCCGACCAGCCCGACCGCCTCGACCTCGCCGTCACCGACCGCGCCACCGGCGAACTCGTCGGTGAGGTCGTGCTGTACGAGTGGGATCCCGCCGCCCGCAGCTGCACCTTCCGCACGCTGATCGGACCGCGCGGCCGAGGCCGGGGCCTGGGCACCGAGGCCACCCGGCTCATCGTCGGTCATGGCTTCGAGCAACTGGGGCTGCACCGGATCCAGTTGGAGGCGTATGCCTACAACCTCCGTGCCCTGCACGTCTACGAGAAGGTCGGATTCGTGGTCGAGGGGATCCGGCGGGAGATCGAACTACGGGACGGCGCATGGGTCGACGAGGTGCTGATGGCTCTCCTCGACCACCAGTGGGCCGCGCTCAACTCCGCGGACCTCAACGCCGACCATCCCGGCTCCACCAGTCCCAGCTCCACCCATCCCGGCTCCAGGAATCTCAGCTCCACGGCTCGATGA
- a CDS encoding helix-turn-helix transcriptional regulator: protein MTDRRLWSYKEIAAHIKVQPDTVRSYRKHGLLPPPDHVESGKPFWYADTVRAWVASRPGNRGRRLD, encoded by the coding sequence ATGACCGACCGAAGGCTCTGGTCCTACAAGGAGATCGCGGCTCACATCAAGGTGCAGCCGGACACCGTACGGTCCTACCGCAAGCACGGTTTGCTGCCGCCGCCCGACCATGTGGAGAGCGGCAAGCCCTTCTGGTACGCCGACACCGTCCGGGCGTGGGTCGCATCCCGCCCGGGCAACCGCGGGCGCAGATTGGATTGA